A single window of Granulicella cerasi DNA harbors:
- a CDS encoding ACP S-malonyltransferase yields MSDVTNTTAPKQIALLFPGQGSQAVGMGREFFESYPAAREVFEEADDALGFPLSKLIFEGPEDDLKLTENTQPAILTMSIAAWRVLEPELKSRGFAPSFAAGHSLGEYSAHVAAGTFSFADAVRTVRARGQFMQSAVPAGLGAMAAVLGLDAERINDICASVSDELTQAPPEHPADPGEQAEAVLGQVKDGDDVSPAQAAARVSTVVAPANLNSPNQTVISGEKHAVEIAVERLKEAGASRTVMLPVSAPFHCALMQPAQDRLAGQLESFAFNDPALPVVANVDARVVRRGAEARDALIRQVTGAVRWVECIGLLRESGATHYIEVGPGKVLSGLNRQIDRALATTNVEDKASLEKTLATLLA; encoded by the coding sequence ATGAGTGACGTAACGAACACCACCGCACCCAAGCAAATCGCCCTCCTCTTTCCCGGACAGGGCTCGCAAGCCGTCGGCATGGGCCGCGAGTTTTTCGAGAGCTACCCGGCTGCGCGCGAGGTCTTTGAAGAGGCCGATGACGCGCTCGGCTTTCCGCTTTCAAAGCTGATCTTCGAAGGCCCCGAGGACGACCTCAAACTCACCGAGAACACGCAGCCCGCGATCCTTACGATGTCGATCGCCGCCTGGCGTGTGCTGGAGCCAGAGCTCAAGTCGCGTGGCTTCGCGCCGAGCTTCGCTGCCGGTCACTCGCTCGGCGAATACTCCGCGCACGTCGCTGCGGGAACCTTCTCCTTCGCCGATGCCGTGCGCACCGTGCGTGCTCGCGGACAGTTCATGCAGTCCGCCGTACCTGCGGGGCTTGGTGCGATGGCCGCCGTGCTTGGGCTCGATGCCGAGCGCATCAACGACATCTGCGCGAGCGTTTCCGATGAGCTGACGCAGGCTCCGCCGGAGCATCCTGCTGACCCCGGCGAGCAGGCAGAAGCCGTGCTCGGCCAGGTGAAAGATGGCGACGATGTATCGCCCGCGCAGGCAGCTGCGCGCGTCAGTACGGTGGTCGCTCCGGCGAACCTCAACTCGCCGAACCAGACCGTCATCTCCGGCGAGAAGCACGCGGTGGAGATTGCCGTCGAGCGCCTGAAGGAAGCCGGCGCCTCGCGCACCGTGATGCTCCCCGTCAGCGCACCGTTCCACTGCGCGCTGATGCAGCCCGCGCAGGACCGCCTCGCCGGTCAACTCGAGTCCTTTGCCTTCAACGATCCCGCGCTGCCTGTCGTCGCGAATGTGGACGCGCGCGTGGTGCGTCGCGGCGCGGAGGCGCGCGATGCGCTGATCCGTCAGGTGACCGGCGCGGTGCGTTGGGTGGAGTGCATCGGCTTGCTGCGTGAGTCCGGCGCGACGCATTACATCGAAGTTGGCCCGGGCAAGGTGCTGAGCGGCCTCAACCGTCAGATCGACCGCGCGCTCGCCACGACGAACGTCGAAGACAAGGCGAGCCTGGAGAAGACGCTGGCCACGCTCCTCGCGTAG
- a CDS encoding efflux RND transporter permease subunit: MSFENPQPGDSTPHDAPKPGDYAKAHDNGGPSDRAGAHAPEAPHVTAQELNESDEPVGGVHFSAPFIKRPVATFLLSIAIIIAGCVAYKLLPVSSLPQVEFPVIAVGAQLPGADPTTMASSVATPLERQFSRIAGVNEMTSTSSTGSTSVILQFDLSRDINGAARDVQAAINAARAQLPANLPSNPTYRKINPADSPILILALTSDNATRAQMYDASDSVLAQKIAQVDGVGQVFTGGSAKPAVRIEANPYMLTSFGLSLDDVRAAMTSVNVLKPTGYINGTDPASTRTRIATTDQITGAAAYRPLIIATNRGPISNATASTGLPSSESASTSTTTNSSTSSSKTPSSAASSSSAVSSTSTSASSSSSKASTTTSNSTTVANFATSKVTDVGSANEHGIVRLSDVASVVDEMEDIHTMGLFNGKPAILVVVFKSPGANVIETVDNVLKQLPALQASIRPDIKLQVVLDRTLSIRASLKDVERTMIISILLVVLVVFVFLREGRSTVIPSVSVPLSLLGTFGVMWLLGYTLDNLSLMALTISTGFVVDDAIVVIENIMRHLEMGKKPFEAAMIGSKEIGFTVLSMSISLIAVFIPILLMPGIIGRLFREFAVTLSVAIAVSLVVSLTTTPMLSGKFLKEHKEENKGWFYRTGEKHLAWLTGEYERGLQWVLRHKIATLVVFLITFALNIYLFIIVPKGFFPEQDTGRLQGQLKTQQDTSFNTLQADVKKMASVIEKDPQVENTLAFVGSGGPGGGSSNTASMFIVLKDAEARAKAGETADKIITRLRPQVSHMPGTQMYLQSAQELRIGGRSSATMYQYTLTADTTTDLDKWSPLLMAEMQKMPELKDIATDQQDQGLEAHVTIDRDTASRLGVSALAIDSILSSAYGQRQVSTVYGALNQYHVVLEVAQPFQQSPEALRTLYVKSKTGAEIPLSAITKLTTSRIPLAVNHQGLSPAATLSFNLSAGYSLGQATDAINAARVRIGVPSTVKGGFAGTAQAAAASFKSEPLLILFALFTVYIVLGVLYESFIHPLTILSTLPSAGVGALLALLLFKIDLSVIAMIGIILLIGIVKKNAIMMIDFALVAEREHGKTPEEAIYEACLLRFRPIMMTTMAALLGAIPLAFGTGTGSELRVPLGVTIIGGLIVSQCLTLFTTPVIYLVFEWIRLHLPLWRRRMLTLLGFPPKPHHEIPAHGHPAAGD; the protein is encoded by the coding sequence ATGAGCTTTGAGAATCCTCAACCCGGCGACAGCACACCGCACGACGCACCGAAGCCTGGCGACTACGCCAAGGCGCACGACAACGGTGGACCGAGCGATCGCGCAGGCGCACACGCGCCTGAGGCGCCGCACGTCACCGCGCAGGAGCTGAACGAAAGCGACGAACCGGTCGGCGGCGTGCATTTCTCTGCACCGTTCATCAAGCGGCCCGTCGCTACGTTCCTGCTTTCCATCGCGATCATCATCGCGGGCTGCGTGGCGTACAAGCTGTTGCCTGTTTCGTCGCTTCCGCAGGTCGAGTTCCCGGTGATCGCCGTCGGCGCGCAGTTGCCCGGCGCTGATCCTACGACGATGGCCTCCTCGGTGGCGACTCCGTTGGAGCGTCAGTTCTCGCGCATCGCTGGCGTGAACGAAATGACCTCGACCTCTTCTACGGGATCGACCTCGGTCATTCTGCAGTTCGATCTTTCGCGTGACATCAACGGCGCAGCCCGCGATGTGCAGGCGGCCATCAACGCTGCCCGCGCACAGCTTCCCGCGAACCTGCCGTCGAACCCGACGTACCGCAAGATCAACCCGGCGGACTCGCCGATTCTGATTCTCGCGCTCACGTCGGACAACGCCACCCGCGCGCAGATGTACGACGCGTCCGACTCCGTACTGGCGCAGAAGATTGCGCAGGTCGACGGCGTCGGCCAGGTGTTTACGGGCGGCTCAGCCAAGCCTGCGGTCCGCATCGAAGCCAACCCGTACATGCTTACCAGCTTCGGGCTTTCGCTGGATGACGTGCGCGCGGCGATGACCAGCGTGAACGTGCTGAAGCCGACCGGCTACATCAACGGTACGGACCCGGCCTCGACGCGCACACGCATCGCGACGACCGACCAGATCACCGGCGCGGCAGCGTATCGGCCGCTCATCATCGCGACCAACCGTGGCCCCATTTCAAACGCCACCGCGTCCACCGGGCTGCCGTCGTCGGAGTCTGCATCGACCTCGACCACGACGAACAGCAGTACGAGTTCCTCCAAAACTCCGAGCTCTGCGGCGAGCAGCAGCAGCGCGGTGTCGTCTACTTCGACCTCGGCGTCGTCTTCAAGCAGCAAGGCGTCCACGACGACGAGCAACAGCACGACCGTGGCGAACTTTGCGACCTCCAAGGTCACCGACGTTGGTTCGGCCAATGAGCACGGCATCGTGCGACTCTCGGATGTGGCATCAGTTGTCGACGAGATGGAAGACATCCACACGATGGGTCTCTTCAACGGCAAGCCTGCGATTCTGGTCGTGGTCTTCAAGTCGCCGGGTGCGAACGTCATCGAGACGGTCGACAACGTGTTGAAGCAGTTGCCGGCGCTTCAGGCTTCGATTCGTCCTGACATCAAGCTGCAGGTCGTGCTGGACCGCACGCTTTCCATCCGCGCTTCGTTGAAGGACGTTGAGCGCACGATGATCATCTCCATCCTGCTGGTGGTGCTGGTCGTCTTCGTCTTCCTGCGCGAAGGCCGCTCCACGGTGATCCCGTCGGTGTCGGTGCCGCTGTCGCTGCTGGGCACCTTCGGCGTGATGTGGCTGCTGGGCTACACGCTGGACAATCTCTCGCTGATGGCGCTCACCATCTCTACGGGCTTCGTCGTTGACGATGCCATCGTCGTGATCGAGAACATCATGCGCCATCTCGAGATGGGCAAGAAGCCGTTTGAAGCCGCGATGATCGGCTCCAAGGAAATCGGCTTCACCGTGTTGTCGATGTCCATCTCGCTGATCGCGGTGTTCATTCCGATTCTGTTGATGCCAGGCATCATCGGTCGTCTCTTCCGCGAGTTTGCGGTGACGCTTTCGGTGGCGATCGCCGTGTCGCTCGTCGTCTCGCTGACGACCACGCCGATGCTCTCAGGCAAGTTCCTGAAGGAACATAAGGAAGAGAACAAGGGCTGGTTCTATCGCACGGGCGAGAAGCATCTTGCGTGGCTCACCGGAGAGTATGAGCGTGGCCTGCAGTGGGTGCTGCGTCATAAGATCGCCACGCTGGTCGTCTTCCTCATCACCTTCGCGCTCAACATCTACCTCTTCATCATCGTGCCGAAGGGCTTCTTCCCGGAGCAGGACACCGGCCGCTTGCAGGGCCAGTTGAAGACGCAGCAGGACACCAGCTTCAACACACTGCAGGCCGATGTGAAGAAGATGGCTTCGGTCATCGAGAAGGACCCGCAGGTTGAAAATACCCTTGCCTTCGTGGGTTCTGGTGGACCTGGTGGAGGCTCGTCGAACACGGCCTCGATGTTCATCGTGCTGAAGGATGCGGAGGCTCGTGCGAAGGCTGGCGAGACGGCGGACAAGATCATCACGCGCCTTCGTCCCCAGGTCTCGCACATGCCGGGTACGCAGATGTATCTGCAGAGCGCGCAGGAGTTGCGCATCGGCGGTCGAAGCTCCGCGACGATGTACCAGTACACGCTCACCGCAGACACCACCACGGACCTCGACAAGTGGTCGCCGTTGCTGATGGCCGAGATGCAGAAGATGCCCGAGCTGAAGGACATCGCGACCGACCAGCAGGACCAGGGCCTTGAAGCGCATGTCACCATCGACCGAGACACAGCTTCGCGCCTCGGTGTTTCGGCGCTCGCGATCGACTCGATTCTTTCGTCAGCGTATGGCCAGCGTCAGGTATCGACCGTGTACGGCGCGCTGAACCAGTACCATGTGGTGCTCGAGGTCGCGCAGCCGTTCCAGCAGTCGCCGGAGGCGCTGCGCACGCTCTATGTGAAGTCGAAGACCGGCGCGGAGATTCCGCTTTCGGCGATTACGAAGCTGACCACTTCGCGCATTCCGCTTGCCGTGAACCACCAGGGTTTGTCGCCGGCAGCCACGCTTTCGTTCAATCTCTCGGCAGGCTATTCGCTGGGGCAGGCGACGGATGCGATCAACGCTGCGCGTGTGCGTATCGGCGTGCCTTCTACGGTGAAGGGCGGCTTCGCTGGCACGGCGCAGGCCGCTGCAGCGTCGTTCAAGTCAGAGCCGTTGCTCATTCTCTTCGCGCTCTTCACGGTGTACATCGTGTTGGGTGTGCTCTATGAGAGCTTCATCCATCCGCTGACGATTCTCTCCACGCTGCCCTCAGCGGGTGTAGGCGCGCTGCTTGCGTTGCTGCTCTTCAAGATCGACCTTTCGGTCATCGCGATGATCGGCATCATCCTGCTCATCGGCATCGTGAAGAAGAACGCGATCATGATGATCGACTTCGCCCTGGTGGCCGAGCGCGAGCACGGCAAAACGCCGGAAGAGGCGATCTACGAAGCGTGCCTGCTGCGCTTCCGTCCCATCATGATGACGACGATGGCAGCACTGCTCGGTGCAATTCCGCTGGCGTTCGGCACGGGAACGGGCTCGGAGCTGCGTGTGCCGCTGGGCGTCACCATCATTGGTGGCCTGATTGTTTCGCAGTGCCTTACGCTCTTCACCACGCCGGTGATCTACCTGGTCTTCGAGTGGATCCGGCTTCATCTGCCGCTTTGGCGCCGCAGAATGCTTACTTTGCTGGGCTTCCCGCCGAAGCCTCACCACGAGATACCTGCGCACGGGCATCCTGCGGCTGGCGATTAG